The DNA window TCGTACAGCCACTGGCCGCCGAGTAGCCGTGCTGCTCCATGACCGTGACGGCGAGGCTCTTGCACCGCCGCCACCCTCGGAGACGCCGCACCGACGACCGGGAAGCGACCACGTGATACAACCAGCCTAGACGGAGGTTGTTAAGTAGTCGTATGTGTGACTAGCAGTAAGATATCACAAAGGTAAGAATGGGCCGGCACGTGGCTAAGAAGAAACCAAAAGAATATAAAAAAGTTATATTTTTCAAACTGTATATCTAAATAAAAATCTGACCTTATCACTATATTTCTTACGACGAAATCTTCAAAACATCATACTTGAAAATATTTGGATAACTTTTTTATGGAATTTTTTAAATGCAGAACAATTTTGCTATAAAGCTAGAACAATTGTTCCAATATAATAAAAAAGTATTCCGTTTGTTGTGACGGATAACCTCCAGATCGCGCTCGTGCGACCTAGATTATTTCCGACCCAGCCCACCATAGATGACCACGGAAGAGTCGCAGGAAGCTAGGCCACAAGAATTCGTGCGCCGAATTTTGTGGATTGGATCACAGCCAATTCAAAGTTGGTTCTTGATAATTCTCCCCAAAGATCATCTGATGCGGCACGGATCCAAAATATTAGAAATTAAACGTGTGACTGGCAGTCAAACCATCACACAAGGCGGAATATTTTTTTATATTGTTGGAATAATTATTCCATCTTCAAAAAATTGTTCAAAACATGTACCAAAAAATCATCAAAGTGTGATCTCGTTTTGAAGATTTCATCGCAAGGAACAAAGTCGTGCAGTCGGATTTTATTTTAAATATAtgattttaaaaaaatataattaTGTAACACCTTAACTGCTAGTCGTATGTGTAACTTCTAATAGCCTCCGCACCGATGCCGTGACCATCTTTCCTATGCTTGGGCGCCCCCACCCTATAGCTGCTTGATTAAGAGCTCCATTTTCATTCGCCTACTGTCTCGGAGAACTGGCTTTTTAAACTTCAGCTCCAGTTTAGGATGCCTAGCATATCTCTTTTCTATTTCCTGTGAGCAGCTCACTCGTGTACACTCGAACTCTGCCTGATTGCAAACACAAGTCACTTTAGCGGCCCTTGTCTAATATTCTCCAACTACAAGTCACTGTACCGTAGTACCGTACGGTACTCTTTAAATAACAGTGAAATGCACCGTCGATTCTTGTTATGGTGTCATAAATTCTTAAACTTGCTAACCATGCCATGTGAGATTCAAATCATAGATGCTTAAGTTAAATTGGAAGTTATATAACTTGTTCAAATAcaaaattatatataaaatttataCAGAAAAAAGCATAACAAATTTACATGTATAAGTATTTTCAAATGCGAAATATttgtatataaaattttaaaaaatgaAACTTGTATGACAAAGTTTATATAAAATTTGCGCACAAAAATTTAGGAAAAAATTTTGGGTCCACATATAAGCTCCATAGCAATAGAAACACTTCTAATTTAACTTAAAAaatggtgatttggatcttacgTGACACGATTAGCAAGTTTAAGCATCTGAATATGCATTTTAGAAGTTTCGGGACCAGATGGCACTATGTGCATTTTACTCTTTAAATCACTTCCAACTCACTTTCCCAATTCTTTTCTTTCTTACCTTTTCACTAAAAAAGAGAGAACAGGAGGCTACATAGCATTATTTCCACATTTGACAAGAGAATGAGGGTGGCATGGGCACTTCACCTACCTTCTGAGCGTTAGAGTGCAAATGTGCAATAGTGGTTGAGACAACCGATGATTTGTGTGATATGTTTCTTTTATCCGCTGGTGGGTTGGGGATATCATATATTCCTGTCAAACAACAAAAGTGCACCTAGCAAATCACTAGAGCATCATGACATGAATACATGATCATGAGCACACCTAATTAAGTATGACACGTCACTACATTACCATATTAATCACACTACACCATGCATTCTTGGTCTGCGCGTGGGCGACAGAATAAGCCTGCTTCGGACCTACGGCATGCCTGGATCCACCGCCATGGCGAGCGACGGGGCACCCGAGTCCACCAAGAAGGTCTGCGTCGTCGGAGCGGGCATGTcagggctggcggcggcgcgggagctgcGCCGGGAGGGCCATGCCGTGACGGTCATGGAGCAGGGCGGCGACGTCGGCGGGCAGTGGGTGTACGACCCGCGGGCCGACGGCGACGACCCGCTCGGGGCCAGGGCGCCGGTGCGGGTGCACGGCAGCATGTACGCGTCGGTGCGGCTGCTCAGCCCGCGCGAGTGCATGGGCTTCTCCGACTTCCAGTTCGTGCCCAGGCCCGGCCGCGACGCGCGCCGCTTCCCGGGCCACCGCGAGATGCGCTGCTACCTCAGGGACTTCTGCGCCGCGTTCGGGCTCGCCGACGCCATCAGGCTCAACACCAGGGTCGTGCGCGTTGCCatggcgccaccgccgccgccgccacgtgaagctcgcggcggcggcacctGCTCGGACGTGAAATGGCAGGTGAGGTCTGTACACGTGGGGCctgacggcggcgaggaggggtcGCCCACGGAGGAGGTGTTCGACGCCGTGGTCGTGGCCAACGGCCATTACTCGCAGCCAAGGCTGCCGAGCATCGAAGGAATGGaggtgtggcggcggcggcagctgcaCAGCCACTCGTATCGGGTGCCGGACCCCTACCGCGACGAGGTACAGACTACAGAGCAAGCCGCGTCGAGCCAGTTGTACTCTGCTTACTTGGCCACCGCGACAACCTGACCATTATCCGTCTCCGGCGGCGGAGCGCAGGTGGTGGTGATTGTCGGCTGCGGGGACAGCGGCCTGGACATCGCGCTGGACCTCCTCGGCGTCGCCAGGGAGGTCCACCTCGCCGCCAAGTCCATGGAGCTCGCCACGACGCCGGCGGTGTCCAAGCTGCTCGCCAAGCACGCCAACCTGCACCTGCACCCGCACGTGGCCCGCCTGTGCGCCGACGGCCGGGTGGCGTTCGCCGACGGCTCGTGCGTCGCCGCCGACGCCGTCGTCTACTGCACCGGGTACGTGTACTCGTTCCCGTTCCTCGACACGGGGGGAGCGGTCACCGTGAAGGACAACCGCGTGGCCCCGCTGTTCGAGCACACCTTCCCGCCGTCGCTTGCGCCGTCGCTGTCGTTCGTCGGCGTCCCGATGCGGGTCTTCGTGCCGTGGTTCCTGGTGGCGCAGGCAAGGTGGATCGCGAGGGTTCTGGCCGGCAGGGCGGCGCTGCCGCCGGAGGAGGACATGCTgcgggcggtgcgggaggaCTACCGCGCCAGGGAGATGGCCGGTCTGCCGGCGAGGTACTCGCACGACATCGGCTTGTTCAAATCCAGTGTACGTATGCAccgactctctctctctctctctctctctctctctcgctcgctcgctcgctcgctcgctctctTCTTGTATTTCTACTGATCGATCGATAGCTTTTCCAATCCAATCAAATGCTGATATGTTTAGTTCGATCTCTCTTGGAACAGGAGATCCGTGGGTTCGTCAGAAAGTACACGGACCTCCCAGACATGGAGGACTGGAAGATGGAGCTGTTCTTGACAGCTTTCGGGAACATGAACGACGACCGCGAGACCTTCCAGGACCGCGACGACTACGGCGTGAACGTTCGCGAGGGTTTCCAGAGATGGCTCGCTTCAGCCGGTGCCCAATACCAAGCTGCTATTGATGCTGCGCAAGTGCCGGCTCCATCTCatgtctgaactctgaactACTTCTGAACTCTGATCAGGTTGATTTGCGCGCGCGCAAACGGGATCTTGGATGTGGCTGAATAACTTGCGACGATGGAATGCCAAAAGATTGTCCTGTAATTGTGATTTCATAAATGGGATCTTATTTTTACAGTCTTTACAACTTCACCCGTGAAAGTCATGAATTTATAATTAGGCACATGGTCATTTTAGCAATTTCTATAACATCAATGGTAAGTAACCAACCAGGAGCAGCAGTATCACGCATCATCTGCCATCCAAAGCCAGCATTCGACTGTCAGTAACCAACCACAGAGGAGCGGTTCTACACTTTACTGCGAGGTTTGGATTTTAGAATATGAAAAGGTCAGTTTTCCAACCCTAATTATCATGGTCGTCCGATTTTCAACCCGAAACTATAAAACTAGATATACTACACCAGCGAACTATCGAAACCATACAAATTACCCCCCGAGCCGAAACCACCCCAGTTTTGGTCCACGTCACCCATCCGACACCCGACATGGCGATACTTGCCCAGTCAGCACGAACGCTACTCCCCGGCGCAGCGCTTCTCGCGCCGCCCATTGCCGCCTGCGTCTACCGCCGCCGCATCCTCCCCGGCACTCCCACTCGCCCTCGCGCTCCGCCTTGGCCTGGCCCCCTCCCCGGCGCGCCCGCTCCTCCCATCCCTGCCTTCCCCCACCATCGCGCACAGGCTCCTCCGCTCATATGGCGGCGTGGCAGAGCATGCCCAGCCCCGACCTCCACCACGGCATCTTAGCCGCTCCGCACTGCAGGCACCGCCTCGCCCTCTTCGTCGGCCTCTTCAAATGCAGCGGGCTGGCGAGAGACGTGGCgggctggtggggttggggggaGGTGGAGCTAGCACTCGGcgtcggccgccgcggcggcgctgtgCCCGCTGCACCTCCTCGCAGTGGCGGAGCTACCTTTGCCAGTCGCAATCTCTTGCCTTGATGCCACGGTCCCGCGCGAGGCGTGTAGCCTCCCATGCCTCTGCGCCAGCCGTGCTCTTGGTGGACCTTCGAGCTTCCTGTCCCCGCGTCGGAGGAGGCAAAGAGCCCAGCCCCAACAGCGTCGGCGCCCACGAATCTGACGGAGGAGGCAAGGCATCCGAGTCCCTAGCGCCAGCGATGGAGAGGCCGGTGAAGAGGGCGAGGCGGTGCTTGCAGTGCGGAGCGGCCGAGATGCCGCGGTGGAGGTCGGGGCCATGCACGCTCTACAACGCCGTCGGATGAGTGGAGGAGCTTGCGAGCAGTGGCGGGGGAAGGCGGGCCGGCAAGAGCGGGCGCGCCGGGAGGAGGGCAGGCCGAGGCGGAGCACGAGGGCAAGCGGGAGCACCGGAGAGgactcggcggcggcggcggcaggcggcgcaGGCGACAACAGCAAGCGGCGCAAAGGCGAGCGAGGAGTGCCAGGGAGGAGCGCTCATGCTGACTAGGCAAGTATCGCCACGTCGGACGGACGGGTGATGTGGACAAAACCGTGTTGGTTTTGGCTTGGGGGTAATTTGTACGGTTTCGATAATTCGCTGGTGCCAAATGTCTGGTTTTGTAGTTTCAGGTTGAAAATCAGACGATCGTGATAGTTCAGAGTTGGAAAATGGACTTTTCTTTTAGAATATGATTTAGCAGTTGGTGCTGATTGAAGATTGAAATATTGAAGGTTGTATTGTTCACATATATGTGTCCAAACTAAACACGTAGGCAGTCGAGCTCGAGCGCGTCGCGCGCGCACGCGGGGCTCAGGTACGCCTTCACCTCCTCGTAGGCGTCGCTGGACTTGATCCGGTCCATGGAGTAGTCGGGCTTGCCGGAGATGTCGATGGTCACGTACGGGTCCAGGAACGGGAGCAGCCGCCGGATGAGCGGCCGGAGGTGGAAGTCCAGGAGCATCTTGGGGCCCCGGTGCGGCAGCCACGCCGCGGccagcggcgccgccggcgccaggAGGAGCCACGCCGACGAGCCAAGGTTGGCGGCCACCCACCGCCTCACCAGCATCATCTTGCCGCCGTCGTCGGTGGCCGGCGTTGCCTCTCCTTTTCGCAACGCAACTTCAAGTTCGTCAATGTATATAAAAATCAGAACTTACTGTCTCCAGTTATATGATGACAAGGGCATACAAAATACAGTCATACAAGGATACGATAGATGTTTTGAACTAGTAGTTACATACGGTCGTACTTTTGGTAGTATATGGAGTTTGACACGGATCCGTTTATTTTTAAGAATTGAAGAGACAATAACAAAAATGTGGCACATCATAACTTGTTGAGGGCGAGTACATTGCTACGTGTCAGCGGTCCTATAGGTTGTCTTGTTAAGATCCATGTAGAATTTCGATAATGTGGAGGACAGACAGAGATGAGAGAGAACGAGGTGGTTGCTTCGCGAAACAACCACCTCATAGGCTAAAAGTAAGGTTTATGAGACCGCTTACTCACCATTGTACGAGTTGTTGTCATACTACTTACAATATTCTTTTTTTATTCCACAAAATAAGGGATATGGTACTACTATGAGACAACAAAAGCAACAACCTATTATAGCGGTTGTCTATTCAGTCATCTCAACATGAGTGTTATTGCATGAGACCGCCTAGGGCAAGTATATTGCTGCACGTCAACGGTCTCATAGATTGTCTCATGTAATGACACTCATCTTGCAAAATAACCGTCTCATAAGCTAAAACTACGGACTATGAGACCGCTTACTCACCGTTATACAAGTTGATTTTATCATTCTACCTATGATGTTTCTTTTTTTCATTCCCCAACTTAAAGATATGTTACTACTACGAGATAACAAAAATGATAATCTATTGTAGAGGTTGTCTATTCAATCATCATACAATAACGTACGCTTATTAGATACCTCCAATATGTACTTGCCCTGATGCACTACGACCAGCTTTCCTTAGACTGCGAAACCATCAAGAACAACACTTAGTACTCCATGTAGTTCTTAAGGTTTCGGACCGAGAATAAGTAGTAGTATGATTAGCTTGTGCAATCTACACTTGGAAAATATCTCATAAATCACACTTTTAAATTAAACTTTGATGTACCATTATATTTTCCATGACGAGATCTTCAAAATAAGACCACATTTAAATATATTTGATAGCTTTTTAATTGAAACAATTTGATTTGATGGTGAAGCTTGAACAATTTCTTCACAAAGTATTCCACCCTAAAAAAGTTGTTTTGtaacaaataaaaatattctAAGAATAAAAATTAAAAAATGTTCCAAACAAGAAATAAAAGCATTCCATAAAAATAGAAAATGATatgataaaataaataaaatgttttgagaaaagaCAAAATGTTTCGAAAAAAGAAATT is part of the Panicum hallii strain FIL2 chromosome 2, PHallii_v3.1, whole genome shotgun sequence genome and encodes:
- the LOC112882885 gene encoding flavin-containing monooxygenase FMO GS-OX-like 8; protein product: MPGSTAMASDGAPESTKKVCVVGAGMSGLAAARELRREGHAVTVMEQGGDVGGQWVYDPRADGDDPLGARAPVRVHGSMYASVRLLSPRECMGFSDFQFVPRPGRDARRFPGHREMRCYLRDFCAAFGLADAIRLNTRVVRVAMAPPPPPPREARGGGTCSDVKWQVRSVHVGPDGGEEGSPTEEVFDAVVVANGHYSQPRLPSIEGMEVWRRRQLHSHSYRVPDPYRDEVVVIVGCGDSGLDIALDLLGVAREVHLAAKSMELATTPAVSKLLAKHANLHLHPHVARLCADGRVAFADGSCVAADAVVYCTGYVYSFPFLDTGGAVTVKDNRVAPLFEHTFPPSLAPSLSFVGVPMRVFVPWFLVAQARWIARVLAGRAALPPEEDMLRAVREDYRAREMAGLPARYSHDIGLFKSSEIRGFVRKYTDLPDMEDWKMELFLTAFGNMNDDRETFQDRDDYGVNVREGFQRWLASAGAQYQAAIDAAQVPAPSHV